The following proteins come from a genomic window of Budorcas taxicolor isolate Tak-1 chromosome 24, Takin1.1, whole genome shotgun sequence:
- the SLC25A4 gene encoding ADP/ATP translocase 1 — MSDQALSFLKDFLAGGVAAAISKTAVAPIERVKLLLQVQHASKQISAEKQYKGIIDCVVRIPKEQGFLSFWRGNLANVIRYFPTQALNFAFKDKYKQIFLGGVDRHKQFWRYFAGNLASGGAAGATSLCFVYPLDFARTRLAADVGKGAAQREFTGLGNCITKIFKSDGLRGLYQGFNVSVQGIIIYRAAYFGVYDTAKGMLPDPKNVHIIVSWMIAQSVTAVAGLVSYPFDTVRRRMMMQSGRKGADIMYTGTVDCWRKIAKDEGPKAFFKGAWSNVLRGMGGAFVLVLYDEIKKFV, encoded by the exons ATGAGCGATCAGGCTCTGAGCTTCCTGAAGGACTTCTTGGCCGGCGGCGTGGCCGCTGCCATCTCCAAGACTGCTGTCGCGCCCATCGAGAGGGTCAAACTGCTGCTGCAG GTCCAGCATGCCAGCAAACAGATCAGTGCCGAGAAGCAGTACAAAGGGATCATTGATTGCGTGGTGAGAATCCCCAAAGAGCAGGGCTTTCTCTCCTTCTGGAGGGGTAACCTGGCCAACGTGATCCGTTACTTCCCCACCCAAGCTCTCAACTTCGCCTTCAAGGACAAGTACAAGCAGATCTTCCTGGGGGGTGTGGACCGGCATAAGCAGTTCTGGCGCTACTTTGCCGGTAACCTGGCCTCCGGTGGGGCAGCTGGGGCCACCTCCCTCTGCTTTGTCTACCCGCTGGACTTCGCTAGGACCAGGCTGGCTGCCGACGTGGGCAAGGGTGCCGCCCAGCGGGAGTTCACTGGTCTGGGCAACTGTATCACCAAGATCTTCAAGTCTGATGGCCTGAGAGGCCTCTACCAGGGTTTCAACGTCTCGGTCCAGGGCATCATTATCTACAGAGCTGCCTACTTTGGAGTCTATGATACGGCCAAGG GGATGCTGCCTGACCCCAAGAATGTGCACATTATCGTGAGCTGGATGATCGCCCAGAGTGTGACGGCGGTCGCGGGGCTGGTGTCCTACCCCTTTGACACCGTCCGCCGTAGGATGATGATGCAGTCTGGCCGGAAAGGGG CGGATATCATGTACACGGGGACAGTGGACTGCTGGCGGAAGATTGCAAAAGATGAAGGACCCAAGGCTTTCTTCAAAGGCGCCTGGTCCAATGTATTGAGAGGCATGGGTGGTGCTTTTGTATTGGTATTGTATGATGAGATCAAAAAGTTTGTCTAA